The following are from one region of the Penaeus chinensis breed Huanghai No. 1 chromosome 5, ASM1920278v2, whole genome shotgun sequence genome:
- the LOC125025582 gene encoding ice-structuring glycoprotein-like — protein sequence MPHQVKNHCFVWICCSPSGSAPASSGFAAAHLAPPQLRLDLLQPIWLRPSFVWICCSPSGSAPASSGFAAAHLAPLQLHLAPPQLRLDLLQPIWLRSSFIWLAPASSGSAPASSGFAAAHLAPPQLRLDLLQPIWLRPSFVWICCSPSGSAPASSGFAAAHLAPLQLHLAPPQLRLDLLQPIWLRSSFIWLRPSFIWICCSPSGSAPASFGSAPASSGFAAAHLAPPQLHLAPPQLHLAPPQLHLAPPLLHLAPPQLHLAPPQLHLAPPLLHLALPLLHLAPPQLRLDLLQPIWLRPSFIWLRPSFIWLRPSFVWICCSPSGSAPASFGSAPASSGSAPASSGFAAAHLAPPQLHLDLLQLHLAPLQLHLALPLLHLAPPQLRLDLLQPIWLRPSFIWICCSSIWLRPSFIWICCSPSGSAPASFGSAPASSGSAPASSGFAAAHLAPPQLHLAPPQLRLDLLQPIWLRPSFIWICCSPSGSAPASSGFAAAHLAPPQLRLDLLQLHLAPLQLRLAPPLLHLVPPQLHLDLLQPIWLRPSFVWICCSPSGSAPASSGFAAAPSGSAPASFGSAPASFGSAPASFGSAPASSGSAPASSGFAAAPSGSAPASFGSAPASFGSAPASSGSAPASSGFAAAPSGSAPASFGSAPASSGSAPASSGFAAAPSGSAPASFGSAPASFGSAPASSGSAPASSGFAAAPSGSAPASFGSAPASFGSAPASSGSAPASSGFAAAPSGSAPASFGSAPASFGSAPASSGSAPASSGFAAAPSGSAPASAGSAPASFGSAPASSGSAAASPAVPAAHSAPGSSAAPSAAASAPATTHAAPAPAVPAALTAQAPVVPGSTPIIVVDSTALPGQSNALSVASAPASSGSSPSASGSPAAASASAAASSGSAAAPSTSAGASAGTTAATLGAPAPIPILLNLRSHDVVGNTTNFSFNVVGGDGTARHETGSGGGLTPLNVAGNYSFVLPNGVPFDLSYTAGVHGFQPVSSHIPKPVPSPFHRPIVTAQGVKGEASPAPSQPASSGASPAPSQPAPTKTYGVPA from the exons ATGCCCCATCAGGTTAAAAACCACTG CTTCGTCTGGATTTGCTGCAGCCCATCTGGCTCCGCCCCAGCTTCGTCTGGATTTGCTGCAGCCCATCTGGCTCCGCCCCAGCTTCGTCTGGATTTGCTGCAGCCCATCTGGCTCCGCCCCAGCTTCGTCTGGATTTGCTGCAGCCCATCTGGCTCCGCCCCAGCTTCGTCTGGATTTGCTGCAGCCCATCTGGCTCCGCTCCAGCTTCATTTGGCTCCGCCCCAGCTTCGTCTGGATTTGCTGCAGCCCATCTGGCTCCGCTCCAGCTTCATTTGGCTCGCCCCTGCTTCATCTGGCTCCGCCCCAGCTTCGTCTGGATTTGCTGCAGCCCATCTGGCTCCGCCCCAGCTTCGTCTGGATTTGCTGCAGCCCATCTGGCTCCGCCCCAGCTTCGTCTGGATTTGCTGCAGCCCATCTGGCTCCGCCCCAGCTTCATCTGGATTTGCTGCAGCCCATCTGGCTCCGCTCCAGCTTCATTTGGCTCCGCCCCAGCTTCGTCTGGATTTGCTGCAGCCCATCTGGCTCCGCTCCAGCTTCATTTGGCTCCGCCCCAGCTTCATCTGGATTTGCTGCAGCCCATCTGGCTCCGCCCCAGCTTCATTTGGCTCCGCCCCAGCTTCGTCTGGATTTGCTGCAGCCCATCTGGCTCCGCCCCAGCTTCATTTGGCTCCGCCCCAGCTTCATTTGGCTCCGCCCCAGCTTCATTTGGCTCCGCCCCTGCTTCATCTGGCTCCGCCCCAGCTTCATTTGGCTCCGCCCCAGCTTCATTTGGCTCCGCCCCTGCTTCATTTGGCTCTGCCCCTGCTTCATCTGGCTCCGCCCCAGCTTCGTCTGGATTTGCTGCAGCCCATCTGGCTCCGCCCCAGCTTCATTTGGCTCCGCCCCAGCTTCATTTGGCTCCGCCCCAGCTTCGTCTGGATTTGCTGCAGCCCATCTGGCTCCGCCCCAGCTTCATTTGGCTCTGCCCCTGCTTCATCTGGCTCCGCCCCAGCTTCGTCTGGATTTGCTGCAGCCCATCTGGCTCCGCCCCAGCTTCATCTGGATTTGCTGCAGCTCCATCTGGCTCCGCTCCAGCTTCATTTGGCTCTGCCCCTGCTTCATCTGGCTCCGCCCCAGCTTCGTCTGGATTTGCTGCAGCCCATCTGGCTCCGCCCCAGCTTCATCTGGATTTGCTGCAGCTCCATCTGGCTCCGCCCCAGCTTCATCTGGATTTGCTGCAGCCCATCTGGCTCCGCCCCAGCTTCATTTGGCTCTGCCCCTGCTTCATCTGGCTCCGCCCCAGCTTCATCTGGATTTGCTGCAGCCCATCTGGCTCCGCCCCAGCTTCATTTGGCTCCGCCCCAGCTTCGTCTGGATTTGCTGCAGCCCATCTGGCTCCGCCCCAGCTTCATCTGGATTTGCTGCAGCCCATCTGGCTCCGCCCCAGCTTCATCTGGATTTGCTGCAGCCCATCTGGCTCCGCCCCAGCTTCGTCTGGATTTGCTGCAGCTCCATCTGGCTCCGCTCCAGCTTCGTTTGGCTCCGCCCCTACTTCATCTGGTTCCGCCCCAGCTTCATCTGGATTTGCTGCAGCCCATCTGGCTCCGCCCCAGCTTCGTCTGGATTTGCTGCAGCCCATCTGGCTCCGCCCCAGCTTCATCTGGATTTGCTGCAGCCCCATCTGGCTCCGCCCCAGCTTCATTTGGCTCTGCCCCAGCTTCATTTGGCTCCGCCCCAGCTTCATTTGGCTCCGCCCCAGCTTCATCTGGCTCCGCCCCAGCTTCGTCTGGATTTGCTGCAGCCCCATCTGGCTCCGCTCCAGCTTCATTTGGCTCCGCCCCTGCTTCATTTGGCTCCGCCCCTGCTTCATCTGGCTCCGCCCCAGCTTCGTCTGGATTTGCTGCAGCCCCATCTGGCTCCGCTCCAGCTTCATTTGGCTCCGCCCCTGCTTCATCTGGCTCCGCCCCAGCTTCGTCTGGATTTGCTGCAGCTCCATCTGGCTCCGCTCCAGCTTCATTTGGCTCCGCCCCAGCTTCATTTGGCTCCGCCCCTGCTTCATCTGGCTCCGCCCCAGCTTCGTCTGGATTTGCTGCAGCTCCATCTGGCTCCGCTCCAGCTTCATTTGGCTCCGCCCCAGCTTCATTTGGCTCCGCCCCTGCTTCATCTGGCTCCGCCCCAGCTTCGTCTGGATTTGCTGCAGCCCCATCTGGCTCCGCTCCAGCTTCATTTGGCTCCGCCCCAGCTTCATTTGGCTCCGCCCCTGCTTCATCTGGCTCCGCCCCAGCTTCGTCTGGATTTGCTGCAGCTCCATCTGGCTCCGCCCCAGCTTCGGCTGGTTCCGCCCCTGCTTCATTTGGCTCTGCCCCTGCTTCATCTGGCTCTGCTGCAGCTTCCCCTGCTGTGCCTGCTGCACACTCTGCCCCTGGCTCATCTGCAGCtccatctgctgctgcatctgcTCCTGCCACCACTCATGCTGCCCCTGCTCCAGCTGTACCAGCAGCTCTTACCGCTCAAGCTCCTGTCGTCCCAGGCTCCACTCCAATCATTGTTGTTGATTCTACTGCACTGCCAGGCCAGTCAAATGCATTGTCTGTTGCCTCTGCCCCAGCATCATCTGGTTCATCCCCTTCTGCCTCTGGCTCTCCTGCAGCCGCATCTGCTTCTGCTGCAGCTTCATCCGGTTCTGCCGCAGCTCCATCTACCTCTGCCGGAGCCTCTGCCGGAACCACAGCTGCAACACTAGGGGCACCTGCACCGATACCCATTCTCCTCAACCTTCGCTCGCATGACGTCGTGGGCAACACCACCAACTTTTCCTTCAACGTGGTAGGCGGAGATGGCACCGCCAGACATGAGACAGGATCTGGAGGCGGTCTCACCCCCCTCAACGTCGCAGGCAACTATTC ATTCGTTCTCCCCAACGGCGTGCCCTTCGACCTTTCCTACACCGCTGGTGTCCATGGATTCCAGCCAGTGTCTTCCCACATCCCCAAGCCAgtcccttcacccttccaccGACCGATCGTAACCGCCCAGGGTGTGAAGGGTGAAGCATCCCCAGCTCCTTCCCAACCAGCTTCCTCGGGGGCATCTCCAGCGCCTTCCCAACCAGCTCCCACGAAAACATATGGTGTTCCAGCATAG